From Candidatus Omnitrophota bacterium:
CATATTGACCTTTTTATATATCTCCACCCAGAGCGCGGTAGGGTCTATCTTCTGATGGAGGCAGTTTGTGATCTCCAGCCGAAGCTCCCGTATCGTCATCTCCCGCGGCTTCTTCTGTATCTTCTCCTTCTTGAAGATCTTTGACAGGTCGAGCGTCATGTAGTATGTCTTGAAGTTCAGCTTGTAGAAACTGTCCGGCTCTGTGGGCGACGGTTCTTCGCTCGTGCCGTTATAAAGCTTGAGTTCGATGATGTTCCTGGCCGGCACGGTATTGATCTCGCCGTACTCCGCCACTATGGTGCGCGTTGGTTTCCCTTCCTGCGGCTGGTAGACGCGTATATTCTTAAGCTTATTCCCGCGTATCTCGTATATGAATATGACATAGTTCTCGAACCCGCGTATGAAGGTGCCCTCCTCGAGATAGGCGGTGGGGCTGCGTATGCCGATCTCCTTGATGGCCCGCCGCGAGGCGAATGACGCCTCCGGCGCCACCTGGTCGTTTATGAAGAAGGCCGCCACGCTGAATACTACGCCCAGCATGAGTATCGGCATAGACGCCCTGTAGAAGCTGACGCCGCTCGCCTTCATAGCGGTCAGTTCACCGTCGCTTGAGAACCGGCCGAAAGTGAGTATCACGGCGGTGAGCGCCGCTACCGGCAGAGTGAAGCTCAAAAGCCACGGTATGAGGTACATAAAAAGTTTTACGACAGACAGGATGTCTACGCCCTTATTGATCAGGAGGTTCGCCAGCTGCAGGATGTTCCCTACTACGAGGACGAAGGTGAATACGATGATCGACAGGATGAATGAATGGGAAAATTCACGCAGTATGTAATTACGGAGTATACGCATCGATCATTAAAGTATGACGTCTTTTAAGAAATAGAAGAGGTCTTTCCACATATAGTAAGCGAGATACTCCCATAGCGGAGGAAATACCTTCCTGACCTCATAGTCGACATAGGTGCCGTTCACCCTGACGACGATATAGTGGAGGAACCCGCCCTCGCGGGCCGGGACCTGGGTAAGCATCCCGCCGCCTCCGGACATGATGTAATGGACCCTCCCGAGCGTCTGGCTCTTGAATAGGTGTTCGTGGCCCGTGAAGACGGCGCTCACCCTGTATTGTTCGCAGAGCCGCATGAAACGCCTGGCCCACGGGCTGAGTTCCGGCCTGAACCACGACTGCTGGTAGAGAGATACGGGCGCCTTGTGCATTATTACGAACGCGTGCGTGTAGGAGAGCGATTTTTTGAGCTCCTCCTCAAACCACGAGAACTGGGCTTCCGTCAGGTCATTGGATGAATCGTCAAGGAATATGAAGTATGAATTCCTGTCCGCAAAGGCAAATTCCTTTTCGCCCGCGTACTTTTTGAAGAGGGACCCGTCGTCTTTGTCATCATCATGGTTCCCCATAGCCGTTATGACCGGCCGTTTGATGAGAGAGCGGACCCGGTTGAATATGCGGTAGTCCCATGCCGAACCGCGATACGTTGCGTCGCCCGATATGATAGCCATGTCCACGGGGATCTTACCGAACCTGTCCTCCATGTTTATGCGGCGTATCATCTTAAGCGCCGCGCTGTCGTTGAATATGAGGCCGGCGTGGTTATCCCCCAGGACGGTGAAGGCGAAATATTCGCCTTTATTGGCGGCCAGCTTCGCCGCGGCGTCGGCGTTCGTATACGGTCTGGGATCTCTCTGCAGATAAAGGGACAGAACGGGAAGCAGCGAGAACATGACCAATATTGCCAGAATAGACGCTGCTATCTTGAGTAGTCGTTTCATAGCTATTTATCCTCTTTGATAGTACATGGCGGAGAGGGAGAGATTTGAACTCTCGATACCGGCTTTCACCAGTATGGCGGTTTAGCAAACCGCTGCCTTAAACCGGGCTAGGCTACCTCTCCGCGAATTTTAGTCCTGCGTCTTGACCCGAAGAACTCCCGCAAAAGTCCCGCGCATTCTTCTCTAAGGATACCGCTCTTCACATCGAGCCGGTGGTTCAGCTTTCTGTTGCGGGTGATATCGACCACCGATCCTGCGGCCCCGGCCTTAGGGTCGTCCGCCCCGTATATGAGGCGCTTTACCCTGGCCAGGACCAATGCGCCCGCGCACATAGGGCACGGCTCTATCGTGACATAGATGGCCGTGTCGAGCAACCGTTCGTTGCCGAGAAAAGAGGCGGCCTGGGTGATAGCGATCATCTCTGCGTGCGCGGTAGGGTCCCTAAGGAGCATTATCTGGTTGTGCGCCTTAGCTATGACCCTTCCCCTGTGGACTATGACGGCGCCGACAGGGACCTCGTCTTCCTCGAATGCCCTCCGCGCCTCTTTGAGCGCCTCGGCCATATATATGTCGTCGAGCTTGGACATAGGGTTGCGCGGTACAAATCTGCCTTTATCCCTCGCCTAAACGCTCTGAAAATTTCTTCGAAATTTTCAGAGCAGGCTTCGGCATGAATTTGCCTATCGGAAAGCTACAGCAAATTCTATGGCGCGCCTGGCAGGATTCGGCTACTTCGGCGTCCAGAGGCCACCTCCGTAGCCAGCCCGCTCACTGTCGGCCGGAGGCCTTTTCCTCCCTTCGGTCGGCGTTCGCGGGCTTCGAATCCTGAAACGTGCCTTATAATCAACTAGTTTACTGACGGTATATGGCGCGCCTGGCAGGATTCGAACCTGCGACCACCTGGTTCGTAGCCAGATACTCTATCCAGCTGAGCTACAGGCGCGGCTATATCTTATGAATACCTTAATGCTCAGCTGGATGCCTACTACTAGTCTATTGCTACGCGGGCTATCCAGCTGAGCTACAGGCGCTAGAAAATTTGCTGCCTATTCCATCAGGCAAATTTTCACTCCGATGCCTGCATGCGTTTAGGCATCGGAGGAACAATCTTATGAATACCTTAATGCTCAGATGAGCTATGCCTTATCACTTCACTACGCTTCCAAGCGCGACATCGCGATCGGGGGAGATCACCGAGATCCCCTTCTCATCGCTCGCCGCAAGGAGCATCCCCTGGCTCTCTACGCCGCGCAGGACGGCGGGGTCGAGGTTATCGACCACTATGACCTCGCGCCCTATCAAGTCCTCTTTCTTATAAGACATCTTTATGCCTGCCACAAGCTGTTTCGTCCTGCCGCCCAGATCAACCGTTACGACGTACAGCTTGTCCGCGTTGGGGTGGTCATTCACCTCTTTGATCTTAGCTATGCGGAATTCCAGTTTTCTGAACTCTTCGATCGTTGCCATAAGGCCCCTTATATTGCTACTATGATAACATGAAGCGGCCGCATAAACAAGACACTCCGGCCCCTAATTCAGCTCGCCCGCGGCGTCGCTTGGGACCACTATGGGAAGGCCAGTATTGGGGTCGTAACTCTGCCACCTGTCCATGGTGCCGTCGCCGTTCTCGTCATAGCCTCTCCTGACCAGCCTACCGGTGTCATCATACGCATCTTTCCCGTCGATGGCCCCGTCGCCGTCCCTGTCGACGTCTATCTCTTTCAACACAACGGTCTTATTATCTTCCGCCTCTCCGGCTACGCATATGCCCGCGCCCAGGAAGGCGGCAAATATCACGGCGATCCACAGATACCTCATACGCTCCTCCTTTTTAAGATCCCTATACCTTCAACCGTCTGCCGTTATCGTCAAATATGGGGAACCTTCCCAGCGAATGCTTCTGCAGGAAGTATTTACATGCCGTCGACAGGACGCCGAGGCCGTAAACGATGCTTCTCCGGAGATTTATGGATGAGGACTCCGAAGTATACCGGGACGGCGCCGTTATCTCGCCTATGCGATAGCCGAAGCGGAACGCCTGCAGCAGTATCTCGTTGTCGAATATGAAGTCGTCGGAGTCCTCTTCGATAGGGAGGCTCAAAAGCACCTCTCTTGAGAAGGCCCTGTACCCGGTGTGGTATTCGGAAAGCTTCTGGCTTATTATATTATTTTCCGCAAGCGTGAGGAGGCGGTTCGCTACGTACTTATACAGCGGCATCCCGCCTTTCAGGGCGGCGTTGCCGAGTATGCGCGAACCCAGGACGACGTCGAACATCCCGGAGGTGATGAGGGCCGCCATCGGGGTTATGAGCTTCGGAGGATACTGGTAATCCGGGTGGATCATCACGACCACGTCGGCCCCCAGCCTCAGCGCCTCGCGGTAACATGTCTTCTGGTTACCCCCGTAGCCTTTGTTTTCATCGTGGACGAATATCTTCAGGTTCAGCCGCTTCGCTATCTCTACGGTCCTGTCGCGCGAATGGTCATCCGTCAGTATTATCTCGTCTACTATGTTCTTCGGGATCTCCCCGTATGTCTTTTCGAGCGTCTTCTCCGCGTTGTACGCGGGGAGCACCGCCACTATCTTCTTCCCGTCGAGCATCTTTATCCTTTTTGTCCGCCGAGCGCTTTCTGCAGATACTTGAAGTTCTTCGTGAGCCATCCCAGGACGGCCATCTGCTTCTTCGTCTGGGCGATAGGGCGGGCCGGTATCCCCCACACCACCGTCCCCTTCTCTATATCGCCTATGACGCCGCTCTTCGCCCCTATCATCGACTCCTCGCCTATCCGGAGATTATCGGCGATGCCGACCTGTCCTCCGATCGTGACACCCTCTGCGATGACCGAGCTCCCCGCGACACCGCACTGCGCCGCCATGAGGACGTTCCTGCCCACCTTTACATTATGCGCCACCTGGCATAAGTTGTCGATCTTTGTGCCGGCTCCGATGACGGTATCGCTCAAAGAGCCCCTGTCGATGGTCGTGTTCGCCCCGATCTCTACGTTCTCCTCTATTATCACCTGGCCCAGCTGCGGGAACTTATATATCTTTCCTTTTTCCTTAACGTAGCCGAACCCGTCTGCGCCCAGCACGACCCCGCTATGGAGCGTCACGTTGTCCTTCAGGACCACGTTTTCGTAAAGCGTGACGTTCGGATAGATGCGGCAGGAAGACCCTATTTTACAATTCTTCTTTATGACCGTCTTGCTGTCTATAATAGCATTGTCGCCTATGGTGACACCGTCCTCTATGACCACGTTCGGACCCACCCATACGTCCTTGCCGAGACGTGCCGAACCGGATATGACCGCCGTTCCGTGGACGAACGCCTCCCTCTTCTCTTTTTGGAAGAACGCGTTATAGACCATTAGGAACGCGAATTTCGGATTTTTGACCCTTATGAGGCACTTCGCCGATCTGCGGCCGGCATGCCCGGTGAGTATGCAGGAGGCGAGCGTCTTTTCGGCTGCAGAGAGCCGTTCGTCGTCCGCTGCAAAGGTGAGGTCCCCGCGCTTGGCGGTCTCGATACCGCTCAGGCCCGTTATCTCTATATTACCGTCTCCCTCTACGACGCCGCCCACCAGAAGCGCAAGATCTTTTGTCCTCATAAATATACCCGCCCTTTTTGAGGATGCTACCGATCGCGCTATTATACCTCTAAAGGTCTACAAATTCAAGATTGGGTAACGGATAATCTCTTTTACCGGCTGGAGCTTTTTTGGTGAGAAAAAAACCTGTGGTAGCCATGCTGCTGCCCGTGCGGCCTCTGATGCCTCGGCCTGCCGTATTGCCTGGGATGTCCCGGCCGGAAACCGGAACTATGCTGGGGGTACGCCTGGAAGCTCTCCCGCGGCAGTTCGGGATGCGCGGATATCGGCAGCTGTGTCTTGATGAGCCGTTCTATGCTCTTGACATCGTCGCCCTGATCAGGCGTCGCGAAAGATATGGCATGCCCCGCATGCCCTGCGCGTGCCGTGCGGCCGATCCTGTGCACGTAATTCTCGGCGTCTTCCGGGAGGTCATAATTTATGACCACCTCTATCCCTGTCACATCTATGCCCCTGGCCGCTATATCGGTCGCGGCGAGCACCCTGTATTTACCGGACTTGAAACCGTCCAGCGCCTCGCGCCGCTGGGGAAGAGAGCGGTTAGAATGTATCTCCGCCGCGTTATGGCCCATCGAGCGGATGAGCCTGGTGACCTTCATCGCGCCTATCTTAGTCCTTGTGAATAACAGGACGGGCCCGTGATACTGGTCTAAAAGTTTGCCGAGAAGCTTCTGCTTCGCTTCCCTCCTTACGATGAAGAGCTCCTGCGTGATCCCTTCGGCGGTAGTGCCGGACGGCGCTATCTCGACGTGGATAGGCAGCTTCATGTATGAGGCGGCTATATGCACTATCTCCGGCGGTATCGTCGCCGAAAATAGCATCGTCTGCCTGTCTTTCGGGATGAATTTAAGGATGCGTTCTATCTGCGGCATGAAGCCCATGTCGAGCATGCGGTCTGCCTCGTCCAGCACCAGGGCGTTAACATCGGCAAGCATCACCGTCCGCTGGCTCATGTGGTCTACCAGACGGCCCGGTGTAGCTATAAGGACGCGCGGATTTTGCCTTAACGCCTGCAGCTGCAGATGCATGGAGGCCCCGCCTATGAGAACTGCCGTCTTTATACCGAAGAGCGGCGCGAGCTTACGGAACGTTTCATCCACCTGGATCGCGAGTTCCCGGGTGGGCACAAGCACCAGACACCGTCCTTTCTTCTGCGCGAGCCGCTGTATAATAGGTATGGCGAACGCGAGCGTCTTGCCCGTGCCTGTCTGCGCGACGGCTATGATGTCCTTGCCCTCGTTCACAACGGGTATGGCTTTATACTGGATGGGCGTCGGGACCGTGAACTTCATACGGTCCAGCGTCTCGAGTATCCTGGGCGCAATGCCCAGCCCGTAAAAAGAGGAACTTGCCGGCTGCGGATTTTGCTGTGTCATATTATATTCGGCCCTCTGTCCTTACACCGTTTCCTGGACGACGCGCACATTTATCGCGCGGGGTCCTTTATCGGACTTTTCGACTTCGAATTCCAGGGCCTGGTCCTCATTCAGCGTCTCAAATTTTATGTCGACGAGGCTGTTCCTGTGAAAGAATACCTCCCTGCCGTCAGTATCATTGATGAAGCCGAATCCCCTGTCCCTGACCAGCTTCTTTATCTTGCCTTTATGCATATCGGTTCCTCCTTTTTATTACATTAATAACTGAATATGCCTGAAAAGATAAAAGCCGCAGGTTACATCAATCCTCACCTTGCGGCCAAGATCCATATTCTACCTTTAAGTCATAATCGATTGTACCCCTTTTTGTTACGTCTGTCCAGCACTATTTAAAAATAATTTAATACCACCTTTTCTCCGATTTCTGATATAATATGGTTCGATTCTATACAATCGAAAGGACGGCGATGACGCTATGGAGATAAAAAAACTGGCGATACTGGTAGAAGGGGCGATCGAAGGCGACGGCGATGTCGATATCACGGGCCTGAGCGGCCTGGAGACCGCAAAATTGGGCGATCTGACGTTTGCGATGGACGAGGAGCGTCTCGCTATAGCCGAAAAAGGCAACGCATCATGTATCCTCACCGGCCGGCTTACCAGGAAATCGACAAAACCGCTCATAAGGGTAGCAAATCCAAAGCTCTCATTCCTCATCATTTACAATAAATTCCATACCCCGGAGAGCAGAGGCGCGTTTGTCCACCCGACCGCCGTCGTTTCGCCGTCCGCCGGGATCGGCACCAACGTCTGGATAGGCGCGGGCGTGGTGATAGAAGATGGCGTAACCATAGGCGACCATGTGATAATCGAGAGCAATTCCGCGATAAAGAAAAATTGCTCTATAGGGTCATTTTGCCACCTCTACCCGAATGTCACCCTCTACGAGAATACTAAATTGAAGAAGAATGTCACCCTGCACGCCGGGGTCGTAATAGGCTCTGACGGGTTCGGTTACGTGAAAGAAGGCGGTAAGATATATAAATTCCCCCAGCTGGGATCGGTCATAATAGAAGATGACGTCGAGATAGGGGCCAATAGCACGGTGGACAGGGGCTCCTTAAGCGATACCGTCATCGGCGCCGGCACGAAGATCGACAACCTCTGCCAGATCGCCCATAACGTGAAGATGGGCAGGAACAACCTGATAGCGGCCCAATGCGGCATCTCCGGGAGCACGACGATCGGGAACGATGTCACGATGGGAGGCCAGGCCGGGGTGGTCGATAATGTCAATGTGGGCGACAATGTTATGGTAGGCGCCAAGAGCGCCGTCATAGGCAGCATTGAGAAGAACTCTGTGGTGTGGGGGATACCGGCCCGCCCTATCGCCCAGACGAAGAAACAGATGGCCGTCCTGGGATGGCTCACCAAAAATTTCAAATCGCTCTCAAGGCTCGCCAGAGAATAAAGAAGGGCATCACTCTATACGATCCGACCCCTCATCAGGGGTTGCGCCTGAAGCCGTTATCCAGTCCTTCAATTTTTTCTTATCCTCATCGGACATATCCAGAAACTCGAGGTGGAGTTTATATATCTCCGCATCCTTTGTGTTGGGGTATATCGATGCAACTCTTGCGTTACAGAATACGGAGCCCGACTCTTCTCCCAGGATGAGCTCCAGGCCGACGGTCTCTTCGGTATTATAGTATTTCTGTATATTATATATGGCGACGCCGCCCAGGCTTATGTCGGCGGTCTCCGCATGTTCGTTATAAGGATGGTGTATCACTGCGGGGATGACTATCTTGAAACGCGGGTACTTTCTTCTCTCGATAGGCATACTCTTGTTTCGGGCATGTGGTTAATAGCAGATGACGCCGCGCTCTTCCATCTTCTTTATATCTTCTTTGGTGGGTAAGACCGGGTCTCCCCGTTCGGGCGGGTATGCGCCTTTTCCGGCAACGGGCCTTTCCGTCCCGGCCGCCGCTTCCTCCGCGGGCTTATTCGCCCGCCGCTCTTTTTCGCTTTCAAATTCGGCCAGTTCCGCCTCAAGCTCTCTTCTCCTGCTATCCCTCCTGCCGATACTTTCCTCTATATCTTCGAGCGCGGGTATGGCATTTGACGGCATCTGCTGCTTTATCCGGGCTTCCATGTCGCCCGGCAGGGATGCCCGGGAAGCGCCGGGCGCGTTCACGCCGCCCTCTCTGATCAGGATGATAGGCATGACCATTATGACGATGATCGTTATGATTATGACGGCTAAAAATATCCTGATGGTCCCCATATTATCGTTGCCGGCCATGTTACACTCGCCTTTTTCTATGTATGGTCTTCACAGTTCGCTCCATACTATTTTAAGATACACGATCCTGCCGTTACTATCCACCGCGGGAGGGAAGTAAAGGGGCGCTACGTTCGCAAACCTGTCATCATACATGTAATTTTTTGTATAGCCGCTCACCTTTTGATTGGTACTGGCATTGAAAGTCCCTACGCCGCCCCTCCTCTGCTGCGTCATGCCCCCATAAAGGGTCAGCGTTCCCTTGAGCACCGAGTCATAACCCTGCACCGAGAACGATGAGTTGAGGGCGACTATATACGCATCGATCTCCATATTGAAAGGAGCGTTTATATCCACCAGCACGTTGTTTTGGGATACCAGGCCGAGGGCATCCGAGCTGTCCGGGTTTATACGCGGGTCGTCATTGTACCTTAAGTTATTGACCACATATATGTTGTTATCCGTCCCCACCGTAAGCTGGCCGCTGAGCGTGCCCGATATATCCACATAACCGCCGGAGACGAAGAGGGCCCCGTTCGGGGGAAGCGGCATATTCTGGCTTATCCAACCCTGCGCCGCATTAGTGACATTCATCGTCCCATCCGGCAGGAGCGTC
This genomic window contains:
- a CDS encoding LptF/LptG family permease; the protein is MRILRNYILREFSHSFILSIIVFTFVLVVGNILQLANLLINKGVDILSVVKLFMYLIPWLLSFTLPVAALTAVILTFGRFSSDGELTAMKASGVSFYRASMPILMLGVVFSVAAFFINDQVAPEASFASRRAIKEIGIRSPTAYLEEGTFIRGFENYVIFIYEIRGNKLKNIRVYQPQEGKPTRTIVAEYGEINTVPARNIIELKLYNGTSEEPSPTEPDSFYKLNFKTYYMTLDLSKIFKKEKIQKKPREMTIRELRLEITNCLHQKIDPTALWVEIYKKVNMAIASFVLILVGIPLGIRSHRSEKSIGFGISLIIFAVYWGLLLGGIAMSLKGVMSPLAGTSLPNVVFFAAGAILFIHTARR
- a CDS encoding metallophosphoesterase; this translates as MKRLLKIAASILAILVMFSLLPVLSLYLQRDPRPYTNADAAAKLAANKGEYFAFTVLGDNHAGLIFNDSAALKMIRRINMEDRFGKIPVDMAIISGDATYRGSAWDYRIFNRVRSLIKRPVITAMGNHDDDKDDGSLFKKYAGEKEFAFADRNSYFIFLDDSSNDLTEAQFSWFEEELKKSLSYTHAFVIMHKAPVSLYQQSWFRPELSPWARRFMRLCEQYRVSAVFTGHEHLFKSQTLGRVHYIMSGGGGMLTQVPAREGGFLHYIVVRVNGTYVDYEVRKVFPPLWEYLAYYMWKDLFYFLKDVIL
- the tadA gene encoding tRNA adenosine(34) deaminase TadA, which produces MSKLDDIYMAEALKEARRAFEEDEVPVGAVIVHRGRVIAKAHNQIMLLRDPTAHAEMIAITQAASFLGNERLLDTAIYVTIEPCPMCAGALVLARVKRLIYGADDPKAGAAGSVVDITRNRKLNHRLDVKSGILREECAGLLREFFGSRRRTKIRGEVA
- the metG gene encoding methionine--tRNA ligase subunit beta, whose product is MATIEEFRKLEFRIAKIKEVNDHPNADKLYVVTVDLGGRTKQLVAGIKMSYKKEDLIGREVIVVDNLDPAVLRGVESQGMLLAASDEKGISVISPDRDVALGSVVK
- a CDS encoding glycosyltransferase family 2 protein, encoding MLDGKKIVAVLPAYNAEKTLEKTYGEIPKNIVDEIILTDDHSRDRTVEIAKRLNLKIFVHDENKGYGGNQKTCYREALRLGADVVVMIHPDYQYPPKLITPMAALITSGMFDVVLGSRILGNAALKGGMPLYKYVANRLLTLAENNIISQKLSEYHTGYRAFSREVLLSLPIEEDSDDFIFDNEILLQAFRFGYRIGEITAPSRYTSESSSINLRRSIVYGLGVLSTACKYFLQKHSLGRFPIFDDNGRRLKV
- the lpxD gene encoding UDP-3-O-(3-hydroxymyristoyl)glucosamine N-acyltransferase — its product is MRTKDLALLVGGVVEGDGNIEITGLSGIETAKRGDLTFAADDERLSAAEKTLASCILTGHAGRRSAKCLIRVKNPKFAFLMVYNAFFQKEKREAFVHGTAVISGSARLGKDVWVGPNVVIEDGVTIGDNAIIDSKTVIKKNCKIGSSCRIYPNVTLYENVVLKDNVTLHSGVVLGADGFGYVKEKGKIYKFPQLGQVIIEENVEIGANTTIDRGSLSDTVIGAGTKIDNLCQVAHNVKVGRNVLMAAQCGVAGSSVIAEGVTIGGQVGIADNLRIGEESMIGAKSGVIGDIEKGTVVWGIPARPIAQTKKQMAVLGWLTKNFKYLQKALGGQKG
- a CDS encoding DEAD/DEAH box helicase; the encoded protein is MTQQNPQPASSSFYGLGIAPRILETLDRMKFTVPTPIQYKAIPVVNEGKDIIAVAQTGTGKTLAFAIPIIQRLAQKKGRCLVLVPTRELAIQVDETFRKLAPLFGIKTAVLIGGASMHLQLQALRQNPRVLIATPGRLVDHMSQRTVMLADVNALVLDEADRMLDMGFMPQIERILKFIPKDRQTMLFSATIPPEIVHIAASYMKLPIHVEIAPSGTTAEGITQELFIVRREAKQKLLGKLLDQYHGPVLLFTRTKIGAMKVTRLIRSMGHNAAEIHSNRSLPQRREALDGFKSGKYRVLAATDIAARGIDVTGIEVVINYDLPEDAENYVHRIGRTARAGHAGHAISFATPDQGDDVKSIERLIKTQLPISAHPELPRESFQAYPQHSSGFRPGHPRQYGRPRHQRPHGQQHGYHRFFSHQKSSSR
- a CDS encoding cold shock domain-containing protein is translated as MHKGKIKKLVRDRGFGFINDTDGREVFFHRNSLVDIKFETLNEDQALEFEVEKSDKGPRAINVRVVQETV
- the lpxD gene encoding UDP-3-O-(3-hydroxymyristoyl)glucosamine N-acyltransferase, producing MEIKKLAILVEGAIEGDGDVDITGLSGLETAKLGDLTFAMDEERLAIAEKGNASCILTGRLTRKSTKPLIRVANPKLSFLIIYNKFHTPESRGAFVHPTAVVSPSAGIGTNVWIGAGVVIEDGVTIGDHVIIESNSAIKKNCSIGSFCHLYPNVTLYENTKLKKNVTLHAGVVIGSDGFGYVKEGGKIYKFPQLGSVIIEDDVEIGANSTVDRGSLSDTVIGAGTKIDNLCQIAHNVKMGRNNLIAAQCGISGSTTIGNDVTMGGQAGVVDNVNVGDNVMVGAKSAVIGSIEKNSVVWGIPARPIAQTKKQMAVLGWLTKNFKSLSRLARE
- a CDS encoding PilZ domain-containing protein, encoding MPIERRKYPRFKIVIPAVIHHPYNEHAETADISLGGVAIYNIQKYYNTEETVGLELILGEESGSVFCNARVASIYPNTKDAEIYKLHLEFLDMSDEDKKKLKDWITASGATPDEGSDRIE